In Haematobia irritans isolate KBUSLIRL chromosome 1, ASM5000362v1, whole genome shotgun sequence, a genomic segment contains:
- the Tssk gene encoding testis-specific serine/threonine kinase: MSKFTSNTGRQLSTRNSDIDALSQRGYNVGEKIGEGSYATVITAGYADNAAGRSVHLACKIIDKGKAPSDFVHKFFPRELDILTKIDHPHIIQIHSILQRGPKIFIFMRYAENGDLLTYIKNTGAVEELQAKVWFSQMAKAVKYLHSHDIAHRDLKCENVLLSKRLNVKLADFGFARFCHDVNGREIKSETYCGSAAYAAPEVVSGSPYDPKLADAWSLGIILFIMLNAKMPFDDSNLSKLLDDQRKKKFAFRRKLQDQISAQAKATVAVLLEPEPRARWNLGEILNCCWLRNNEDDPTT; this comes from the coding sequence ATGTCCAAGTTTACCTCCAATACCGGCCGGCAACTAAGTACGCGAAACTCCGATATAGATGCCTTGTCTCAACGTGGTTACAATGTTggggaaaaaattggagaaGGATCTTACGCCACTGTAATTACAGCTGGATATGCAGACAATGCTGCTGGTCGAAGTGTACACTTGGCTTGTAAAATAATCGATAAGGGAAAGGCACCATCCGATTTTGTTCATAAATTTTTCCCCCGTGAACTCGATATACTGACGAAAATTGACCATCCACATATCATTCAAATCCATAGTATTCTTCAACGTGGTCCCAAGATCTTCATATTTATGCGATATGCTGAAAATGGCGATTTGTTGACGTACATCAAAAACACTGGTGCTGTGGAGGAACTGCAAGCAAAGGTTTGGTTTTCACAAATGGCCAAAGCCGTTAAATATTTGCATTCACATGACATCGCCCATAGGGACCTCAAATGTGAGAATGTCCTATTGTCGAAGCGACTCAATGTTAAACTGGCAGATTTTGGCTTTGCCCGTTTTTGTCACGATGTGAATGGACGCGAAATAAAATCGGAAACTTATTGCGGATCAGCAGCCTATGCAGCACCCGAAGTTGTTAGTGGAAGTCCTTATGACCCTAAATTGGCCGATGCTTGGTCACTGGGAATCATACTGTTCATAATGCTTAATGCAAAGATGCCATTCGATGACAGTAATTTGAGCAAACTTCTTGATGATCagcgaaagaaaaaatttgcttttcgcAGAAAACTACAGGATCAAATTTCGGCCCAAGCTAAGGCGACAGTTGCAGTTCTTTTGGAACCTGAGCCACGTGCCCGTtggaatttgggtgaaattctcAATTGTTGTTGGTTGCGTAATAATGAAGATGATCCAACAACTTAG